A region from the Acyrthosiphon pisum isolate AL4f chromosome A1, pea_aphid_22Mar2018_4r6ur, whole genome shotgun sequence genome encodes:
- the LOC100169538 gene encoding ecotropic viral integration site 5 ortholog isoform X2 produces MSPPVNSADMLVSSQTATEFISNNNNNNNNNDDDDDPCEKPTLTTEELALLAKLEEANRLIESDSKSLNSISNNSTHSRKSSDASQISLVSGTGSSQDGEEDVWGLWGQVVNDWDNYNKKKNAYLKELVRKGVPHHFRGIVWQLLCGANDSPIRKQYPEYIKATSACEKVIRRDIARTYPEHDFFKEKDGLGQESLFNVMKAYSLHDREVGYCQGSGFIVGLLLMQMPEEEAFAVFVKIMQDYKMRDMFKPTMAELGLCMYQLENLVQDHIPELFVHFQSQSFHTSMYASSWFLTLFTTALALPTACRIIDVFLSEGIEIIFKVALALLQLGKDDLLCLDMEGMLRFFQKELPSRANSDADGLMAQALIIKYNVKRMKKLEKEYTAFKSKEQEEMVELKKLRTENRLLRQKVELLEAESSELAGLLVRGQVSRAEEEETTFIVQRELTALRHTHLETTHALENALDEIKQMSFLITENHNSCQSSLDELSIKQEQLSLKEEMISDLQEELVKVRLRDAENEAAIRDLKDKIGELEHDKKTLRESVVDNSVAHLQEELIAVKLREAEANLSLKDLRQRVNEINSQWQRHLQDKKRIDPPPAPDSTPKKIGNLLNWNNAETQRLEEELMTSKLREMETLAELKELRLKVMELETQVQVSGNQLRRQDDDNKAVREQLELAETKQRDIVAKLREQQNKYTDLESKMKHDMISSRIREAEHAQMVAELNQKISRLEVKNEEMVTEGELRNNSLDDSDKVKELQDKVADLKAELLSPTTPDVEPWKWLG; encoded by the exons ATGAGCCCACCAGTTAATTCAGCTGATATGTTGGTATCGTCACAGACGGCCACAGAATTCATaagcaacaacaataacaacaacaataacaacgacgacgacgacgatcctTGTGAAAAACCGACACTAACCACCGAAGAACTGGCGCTGTTAGCGAAACTCGAGGAGGCCAATCG GCTCATCGAGTCGGATTCAAAATCGCTCAATTCCATATCTAACAATAGCACACATTCCAGAAAAAGCTCCGATGCGTCACAAATCTCACTCGTATCTG GTACAGGCTCAAGCCAAGATGGTGAGGAAGATGTATGGGGTCTTTGGGGACAAGTCGTTAATGACTGGGATAATTACAACAAGAAAAAAAACGCATACCTCAAAGAATTAGTTAGAAAAGGAGTGCCACACCATTTCCGAGGAATTGTGTGGCAATTGTTATGTGGCGCTAATGATTCACCAATCAGAAAACAATATCCAGAATACATCAAAGCCACATCAGCGTGTGAAAAA gTCATCCGAAGGGATATTGCGCGTACCTATCCTGAACATGATTTCTTCAAAGAAAAAGATGGGCTTGGGCAAGAAAGCCTGTTCAATGTCATGAAAGCTTATTCGTTACATGATCGTGAGGTGGGCTACTGTCAAGGTTCAGGATTTATAGTAGGGTTATTATTAATGCAAATGCCTGAGGAAGAAGCGTTTGCTGTTTTTGTAAAGATAATGCAAGATTATAAAATGCGAGACATGTTCAAACCAACCATGGCTGAACTTGGTCTGTGCATGTATCAATTAGAAAATTTGGTCcag gaTCACATTCCAGAACTTTTTGTACATTTCCAATCCCAAAGCTTCCATACTAGTATGTACGCAAGTAGTTGGTTTCTGACATTATTCACCACTGCACTTGCATTACCTACTGCTTGCAG gattaTTGATGTTTTTCTATCTGAAggaatagaaataatatttaaagtggcCTTAGCATTGCTTCAATTAGGTAAAGATGATCTCTTGTGTTTAGATATGGAAGGAATGCTTAGA tttttccagAAAGAATTACCTTCCCGTGCTAATTCTGATGCTGATGGTCTGATGGCACAAGCtcttatcattaaatataatgttaaacgcatgaaaaaattagaaaaagaaTATACAGCCTTTAAGAGTAAAGAACAGGAAGAAATGGTTGAACTCAAG AAACTTCGAACTGAAAATCGCTTGCTAAGACAAAAAGTTGAACTTCTTGAAGCTGAGTCTAGTGAACTTGCCGGTCTATTAGTAAGGGGCCAAGTATCCCGTGCTGAAGAAGAGGAAACAACATTTATTGTACAGCGAGAATTAACAGCTCTAAGACATACACATTTAGAGACAACTCATGCTCTAGAAAATGCTTTGGACGAAATTAAACAAATGTCATTTTTGATAACAGAAAAC CACAACTCTTGTCAATCATCTCTGGATGAGCTTTCAATTAAACAAGAACAATTATCACTTAAAGAAGAAATGATCAGTGATCTTCAAGAAGAATTGGTCAAAGTTAGATTAAGAGATGCTGAAAACGAGGCTGCAATACGTGATCTTAAGGATAAAATCGGGGAGTTAGAACAT gacAAGAAAACTCTTCGAGAATCAGTTGTGGACAATTCAGTTGCACATCTTCAAGAAGAATTGATTGCTGTAAAATTGAGAGAAGCAGAAGCCAACCTATCTTTAAAAGATCTCAGACAACGAGTTAATGAAATCAACTCGCAATGGCAAAGGCATTTGCAAGATAAAAAAAGGATCGACCCACCGCCTGCACCCGATTCAACACCCAAAAAAATTGGTAACCTATTAAACTGGAACAATGCAGAAACTCAGCGGCTTGAAGAAGAACTTATGACTTCTAAACTTCGAGAAATGGAAACTTTGGCTGAACTTAAAGAACTTAGATTGAAA gtcATGGAACTGGAGACACAAGTTCAAGTCAGCGGAAATCAATTGAGAAGGCAAGACGATGATAATAAAGCTGTACGTGAACAGTTAGAATTGGCTGAAACCAAACAAAGAGACATAGTAGCAAAACTCAGAGAACAGCAGAATAAGTATACTGACTTAGAATCCAAA atgaaACATGACATGATTTCTTCAAGGATACGAGAAGCTGAGCATGCTCAAATGGTGGCAGAATTAAACCAAAAGATATCAAGATTAGAAGTTAAA aatgaaGAAATGGTTACTGAAGGTGAACTTCGAAATAACTCATTAGATGACAGTGATAAAGTTAAAGAACTTCAAGATAAGGTTGCTGATCTCAAAGCAGAA CTGCTCTCACCGACCACACCAGACGTTGAACCATGGAAATGGTTAGGCTGA
- the LOC100169538 gene encoding ecotropic viral integration site 5 ortholog isoform X1 — translation MSPPVNSADMLVSSQTATEFISNNNNNNNNNDDDDDPCEKPTLTTEELALLAKLEEANRLIESDSKSLNSISNNSTHSRKSSDASQISLVSGTGSSQDGEEDVWGLWGQVVNDWDNYNKKKNAYLKELVRKGVPHHFRGIVWQLLCGANDSPIRKQYPEYIKATSACEKVIRRDIARTYPEHDFFKEKDGLGQESLFNVMKAYSLHDREVGYCQGSGFIVGLLLMQMPEEEAFAVFVKIMQDYKMRDMFKPTMAELGLCMYQLENLVQDHIPELFVHFQSQSFHTSMYASSWFLTLFTTALALPTACRIIDVFLSEGIEIIFKVALALLQLGKDDLLCLDMEGMLRFFQKELPSRANSDADGLMAQALIIKYNVKRMKKLEKEYTAFKSKEQEEMVELKKLRTENRLLRQKVELLEAESSELAGLLVRGQVSRAEEEETTFIVQRELTALRHTHLETTHALENALDEIKQMSFLITENHNSCQSSLDELSIKQEQLSLKEEMISDLQEELVKVRLRDAENEAAIRDLKDKIGELEHDKKTLRESVVDNSVAHLQEELIAVKLREAEANLSLKDLRQRVNEINSQWQRHLQDKKRIDPPPAPDSTPKKIGNLLNWNNAETQRLEEELMTSKLREMETLAELKELRLKVMELETQVQVSGNQLRRQDDDNKAVREQLELAETKQRDIVAKLREQQNKYTDLESKMKHDMISSRIREAEHAQMVAELNQKISRLEVKNEEMVTEGELRNNSLDDSDKVKELQDKVADLKAEVMRLEAWKQRWVNNGNTTGKTERSASVDTTESEMDDSADLHLRLSS, via the exons ATGAGCCCACCAGTTAATTCAGCTGATATGTTGGTATCGTCACAGACGGCCACAGAATTCATaagcaacaacaataacaacaacaataacaacgacgacgacgacgatcctTGTGAAAAACCGACACTAACCACCGAAGAACTGGCGCTGTTAGCGAAACTCGAGGAGGCCAATCG GCTCATCGAGTCGGATTCAAAATCGCTCAATTCCATATCTAACAATAGCACACATTCCAGAAAAAGCTCCGATGCGTCACAAATCTCACTCGTATCTG GTACAGGCTCAAGCCAAGATGGTGAGGAAGATGTATGGGGTCTTTGGGGACAAGTCGTTAATGACTGGGATAATTACAACAAGAAAAAAAACGCATACCTCAAAGAATTAGTTAGAAAAGGAGTGCCACACCATTTCCGAGGAATTGTGTGGCAATTGTTATGTGGCGCTAATGATTCACCAATCAGAAAACAATATCCAGAATACATCAAAGCCACATCAGCGTGTGAAAAA gTCATCCGAAGGGATATTGCGCGTACCTATCCTGAACATGATTTCTTCAAAGAAAAAGATGGGCTTGGGCAAGAAAGCCTGTTCAATGTCATGAAAGCTTATTCGTTACATGATCGTGAGGTGGGCTACTGTCAAGGTTCAGGATTTATAGTAGGGTTATTATTAATGCAAATGCCTGAGGAAGAAGCGTTTGCTGTTTTTGTAAAGATAATGCAAGATTATAAAATGCGAGACATGTTCAAACCAACCATGGCTGAACTTGGTCTGTGCATGTATCAATTAGAAAATTTGGTCcag gaTCACATTCCAGAACTTTTTGTACATTTCCAATCCCAAAGCTTCCATACTAGTATGTACGCAAGTAGTTGGTTTCTGACATTATTCACCACTGCACTTGCATTACCTACTGCTTGCAG gattaTTGATGTTTTTCTATCTGAAggaatagaaataatatttaaagtggcCTTAGCATTGCTTCAATTAGGTAAAGATGATCTCTTGTGTTTAGATATGGAAGGAATGCTTAGA tttttccagAAAGAATTACCTTCCCGTGCTAATTCTGATGCTGATGGTCTGATGGCACAAGCtcttatcattaaatataatgttaaacgcatgaaaaaattagaaaaagaaTATACAGCCTTTAAGAGTAAAGAACAGGAAGAAATGGTTGAACTCAAG AAACTTCGAACTGAAAATCGCTTGCTAAGACAAAAAGTTGAACTTCTTGAAGCTGAGTCTAGTGAACTTGCCGGTCTATTAGTAAGGGGCCAAGTATCCCGTGCTGAAGAAGAGGAAACAACATTTATTGTACAGCGAGAATTAACAGCTCTAAGACATACACATTTAGAGACAACTCATGCTCTAGAAAATGCTTTGGACGAAATTAAACAAATGTCATTTTTGATAACAGAAAAC CACAACTCTTGTCAATCATCTCTGGATGAGCTTTCAATTAAACAAGAACAATTATCACTTAAAGAAGAAATGATCAGTGATCTTCAAGAAGAATTGGTCAAAGTTAGATTAAGAGATGCTGAAAACGAGGCTGCAATACGTGATCTTAAGGATAAAATCGGGGAGTTAGAACAT gacAAGAAAACTCTTCGAGAATCAGTTGTGGACAATTCAGTTGCACATCTTCAAGAAGAATTGATTGCTGTAAAATTGAGAGAAGCAGAAGCCAACCTATCTTTAAAAGATCTCAGACAACGAGTTAATGAAATCAACTCGCAATGGCAAAGGCATTTGCAAGATAAAAAAAGGATCGACCCACCGCCTGCACCCGATTCAACACCCAAAAAAATTGGTAACCTATTAAACTGGAACAATGCAGAAACTCAGCGGCTTGAAGAAGAACTTATGACTTCTAAACTTCGAGAAATGGAAACTTTGGCTGAACTTAAAGAACTTAGATTGAAA gtcATGGAACTGGAGACACAAGTTCAAGTCAGCGGAAATCAATTGAGAAGGCAAGACGATGATAATAAAGCTGTACGTGAACAGTTAGAATTGGCTGAAACCAAACAAAGAGACATAGTAGCAAAACTCAGAGAACAGCAGAATAAGTATACTGACTTAGAATCCAAA atgaaACATGACATGATTTCTTCAAGGATACGAGAAGCTGAGCATGCTCAAATGGTGGCAGAATTAAACCAAAAGATATCAAGATTAGAAGTTAAA aatgaaGAAATGGTTACTGAAGGTGAACTTCGAAATAACTCATTAGATGACAGTGATAAAGTTAAAGAACTTCAAGATAAGGTTGCTGATCTCAAAGCAGAA GTAATGCGACTTGAAGCATGGAAACAACGTTGGGTGAACAACGGCAACACTACCGGCAAGACTGAGAGGTCAGCATCAGTAGATACAACTGAGAGTGAAATGGATGACTCAGCAGATCTGCACTTGCGGTTGTCTAGTTAA